GACCGTCAGTTACGTCTCGACCGGTGGGCCGCCAGCCCAGATTCCGTGGGAAACGCTCATCGGCGGCCTCGTCGCCGCCGTGGCGCTCGCTGGTGCAGTGGCCGTGTACGTCCGCCGGCAGCAAGGCGACGAACGCGAGCCACCGACTGGCAGCGACTTCACGTCCGGGGCGGACACGGCACACGAGTCAGACCAAGGGCCGATGACGGAACCGTCCGAAGCGGTTGTGGGCCCCACCGAGTCTCCCGACGAGGATGTCGACGTCGACCTCCTCTCGGACGAAGAACGCGTCGAACTGCTCTTAGAGCAGAACGGCGGCCGGATGAAACAGGCGAACATCGTCAAAGAGACCGGGTGGTCCGACGCAAAAGTGTCGCAACTCCTCTCCGCGATGGCAGACAACGGCCGCGTCGAGAAACTTCGTCTCGGCCGGGAGAATCTCATCTCGCTTCCGGACGAGGACGACGAAGACGACGAAGACGGCGCGTGACCGACACCTGACCGACGCGTGAAATAACCCCCGACGAAGCCGGGTCGGAAACGTTTATTCGCCCCCATTCAATAGCAAACGTTGATGAAAGTTCTCGTAACCGTCAAAGAAGTAGCCGAGGTGGAGGAGGACTTCCAGCTCGATGGCCTCCACGTCGCAGAACAGTATCTAGACTACGACCTCAACGAGTGGGACGAGTACGCGGTCGAAGAGGCCGTCCAAATCGCCGAGGAGAACGACGACGTGGAAGTCGTCAGCGTGACCATCGGCCCCGAGCGCGCAGAAGAGACGATTCGGATGGCGCTCGCGAAGGGCGTCGACCGTGCCGTCCGCGTGTGGGACGACGCGCTCGAAGACGTCGACCTTCTCGACGTGAGTGCGAAGGCGAAACTCCTCGCTGCCGTCGTCGAAGAAGAAGACCCTGACCTCGTCCTCACGGGCGTGCAGGCGAACGACGACAGTTTCGGTGCGACCGGCGTCTCGCTCGCGTCCGCAATCGACTTCGAGTGGGCCGCAGTCGTCAACGCCCTCGACCTCGACGTCGATGGCGGCGTCGCCAACGTCCGACGTGAACTCGAAGGTGGCGTCGAAGAACTCACTGAAGTCGACCTGCCCGCCGTCCTCACTATCCAGACGGGTATCAACGAACCCCGCTACGCGAGTCTGCGCGGGATTCGACAGGCCCAGTCGAAGGAAATCAAGCCGATGGCGCTTTCGGACCTCGGTCTCGACGGGTCGGTCGTCGAATCGGACCTCGTCCTCACTAGTGTGTACGAACCGGAGACGGAGTCCGACGCAGTCTACTTCGAGGGTGACGCCGGAGACCAAGCCGCCGAACTTGCTGCTGTTCTCCGTGAGAAGGGGGTGGGCGCCCAATGAGCGACGTTCTCGCAATCACCGAACACCGCCGCGGCGAACTCCGCGACGTGTCGTCCGAACTCGTCACCGCGGGCCGCGAGCTCGTCGGTGAGACCGGCGGAAGCCTGCACCTCGCAGTCATCGGCGGCGACGTCGACGCGTTCGCCGACGAACTCGCGCTCGACGGCGTGGACACCATCCACACCGTCGCCGAGGGCGACGAGTTCAACCACGACGTGTACGTGCAGGCCGTTGCAGCCCTCTACGAAGAACTCGACCCCACGTACGTCCTCATGGGCAACACGGTCAACGGCCTCGACTACGCGCCCGCTGTCGCCGACGTGCTCGACATCCCGCTCGTGACCGACGCCATCGGCCTCGAGAACGACGGCGGCCTCGTCGTCACCCGCGAGATGTACGCCTCGAAGGTCGAATCCACCGTGGAAGTCGACGCTGACCACGCCGCAGTCACCATCCGCCCCTCCGAGTGGGAACCCACCGAAGCGGCAGGGTCGCCCACTGTCGAAGCGTTCGACTTCGAACTCGACGAGTCTCGCGTGCGCTCGCGCGTCACTGGCTTCGAGGAAGTCGGCGGCGGCGACGTGGACATCTCCGACGCGGACATTCTCGTCTCCGTCGGCCGCGGTATCGAAGAAGAAGAGAACCTCGAACTCGTCCAGAACCTCGCCGACGCGCTCGGTGCGACGCTCTCGTCGTCGCGCCCCATCGTCGACAACGGCTGGCTCCCGAAGGACCGACAGGTCGGCCAGTCCGGGAAAGTCGTCACGCCGAAGGTCTACCTCGCCATCGGTATCTCCGGCGCCGTCCAGCACGTCGCTGGCATGAAGGGTGCCGAGACCATCATCGCGGTCAACACTGACCCCGACGCGCCGATCTTCGACATCGCCGACTACGGTGTCGTTGGCGACCTCTTCGACGTGGTTCCGGAACTCATCGAGCAGTTCAGCTAATCTGTCGAAGCGGTTACTCTGTCCACGTTTTTTGGTCCACCCTGAGACGCGTCGCGTCTCACGAGCCTTCGTTCGCTCTCGCTCACGAAGACAGATTTTTGCGAGGTGAGCTGTAGCGAACCTCGGAAAAAGTGGTCGCACGTGGTTCCGGAACTCATCGTGCCGTTCAGAAGCAACCACAACGACTGACTCGTGCCCTGTATTCAGCACGGTCGCCTCGACCTGTCATCGGTCGATAGCTTCGATGGATTTGGTGAACAGATACCGTCGCCAGTCTACGGTCAGAATTCGACGGACACTGGGTCTTGGTCGCGTAGTTTCGTCAAATCCGGTACGTACTTCCCTACCCAACCCTACGAACCGACAATGGAATACCTGGAGCGCCGGGTCACGATGGTAAACGACCGCCTCGAGGAGGTCGTCTCGGCAGTCGAACCATCGGAACTCGCCGACCAACTCGACCACGTCGCTCTGGCGGGAGGCAAGCGTGTCCGCCCCGCCGTGACCATCCTCGCCTGTGAGGCCGTCGGAGGTTCCCCCGAAGACGCCGTAGACTTCGCCGTCGGCGTCGAACTCGTCCACAACGCCTCACTCGTCATCGACGACATCATCGACCGGTCCGACATCCGCCGCGGGACGCCGAGTGCGTGGGCAGAGTACGGCTACGGCCCAGCGATTATCGCATCTGACGGCCTGCTCGGGGAGGCGTTCGCCCTCCTCTCGTCGAGCGACCGCGCGACTCGCATCGTCGCCGAATCCATGGTCGAACTCGGCGAAGGAGAGGCGACCGAACTCGTCGCCATCCCGTCGAACGAGACAGAGTACATGGAACTCGCTCGCCGAAAGACGGGCGCACTGTTCCGCGCTGCGGCCGAACTCGGTGCCGTCGCCGCCGGCGGTGACGCGCAGGTGGTCGAAGCGTTCGGTGACTACGCAGAGCGCGTTGGCGTCGCCTTCCAAATTCGCGACGACGTACTCGACGCGACGGCCGACGCGGAGGAGTTGGGCAAACCCACCGGCCAAGACGCCGAGATGGGTCGCCCATCGCTCGTCCAAGTGACCGACCTCACTCCCGAGGATGCGAATGCACGTGCCAAAAAGCAAGCAGACGACGCGCTCAGCGCACTCGACTCGTCTGGCGTCGGTGACTCCGAATCGCTGGAGTACCTCCGTGACTTAGCGCGGTTCGTCGTCGTCCGCGAGAGTTAAGCAGAACTGTTAGGCGGGTTGTTCGCCATCCGCCGCCGTCGGGTATCGTGATTCTGCCACCGCGAAGGTGAGCGTACTCAGCACGCCGAGGAGCGTGCCGACCGTGAGCGCGACGGCGAGGCCGGTGAGGTAGATTTTCTGGACACCGGGGATTCCCGCCGGGAGGAAAAAGCCCGAGAGCGCGTAGAGTACGATGGCGATTGCGGCCACGTAGAACGGCGCGTTGAGGTAGCGCCACTTGAATCGGTCGTGGAGGTACTCGTCGGTCACCTGTCCGAGACTGCTCGTGATACCGGCGGCGGCGAACCACTCGACTGCGCCGTGGACGAGTGCCGCGAGGACGAGTCCTGCTGCTGGGTTGCCACCGACGCTCTCCGAGACAGTCCGGACGAGTTCGATACCGCGGACGCCGCCGACGACGAGGAGTGCCGCTGCGGCGACGTAGGTGATGATGGTGACGCGGCCAGCGTAGAGCACGTTCCGAGCACGGTTCGCCGCTTCGTCGACTGCGGTTTCGAGTCCGAGGCCGCGGAACAGGGTGTAGAGCCCGAGGAGTGCCGAGATGAGACCTAACACGACGGCACCGGGCACGTCGAAGAAACTCGCGATGGTGACGAAGGGGTAGATGAGAAGCAGGATGCCGAGAGGGACGAGAATCGTCCCGCGAGTCTCGGGGTCGGCGAGCACCTGCTTCATCGTGTAGTACATCGATTCGAGGTTCTGCGCCTGTCTGACGACGACACGGCGGACACCGTCGATAGGAACTCGCGAGCGGATGACCGGGAGCACCGACTCGTCCTGTGCGCCGTCAGAGATGACGATGGCGTGGATGGACTCGCCCGTGGAGATACTGGCGAGGACGGTGTCTATCTCCTCACC
The genomic region above belongs to Haloferax marinisediminis and contains:
- a CDS encoding polyprenyl synthetase family protein; this translates as MEYLERRVTMVNDRLEEVVSAVEPSELADQLDHVALAGGKRVRPAVTILACEAVGGSPEDAVDFAVGVELVHNASLVIDDIIDRSDIRRGTPSAWAEYGYGPAIIASDGLLGEAFALLSSSDRATRIVAESMVELGEGEATELVAIPSNETEYMELARRKTGALFRAAAELGAVAAGGDAQVVEAFGDYAERVGVAFQIRDDVLDATADAEELGKPTGQDAEMGRPSLVQVTDLTPEDANARAKKQADDALSALDSSGVGDSESLEYLRDLARFVVVRES
- a CDS encoding electron transfer flavoprotein subunit beta/FixA family protein, encoding MKVLVTVKEVAEVEEDFQLDGLHVAEQYLDYDLNEWDEYAVEEAVQIAEENDDVEVVSVTIGPERAEETIRMALAKGVDRAVRVWDDALEDVDLLDVSAKAKLLAAVVEEEDPDLVLTGVQANDDSFGATGVSLASAIDFEWAAVVNALDLDVDGGVANVRRELEGGVEELTEVDLPAVLTIQTGINEPRYASLRGIRQAQSKEIKPMALSDLGLDGSVVESDLVLTSVYEPETESDAVYFEGDAGDQAAELAAVLREKGVGAQ
- a CDS encoding electron transfer flavoprotein subunit alpha/FixB family protein — translated: MSDVLAITEHRRGELRDVSSELVTAGRELVGETGGSLHLAVIGGDVDAFADELALDGVDTIHTVAEGDEFNHDVYVQAVAALYEELDPTYVLMGNTVNGLDYAPAVADVLDIPLVTDAIGLENDGGLVVTREMYASKVESTVEVDADHAAVTIRPSEWEPTEAAGSPTVEAFDFELDESRVRSRVTGFEEVGGGDVDISDADILVSVGRGIEEEENLELVQNLADALGATLSSSRPIVDNGWLPKDRQVGQSGKVVTPKVYLAIGISGAVQHVAGMKGAETIIAVNTDPDAPIFDIADYGVVGDLFDVVPELIEQFS
- a CDS encoding DUF373 family protein; its protein translation is MLLVLCVDLDDDLGRKTGLATPVVGRQNVEDAAVALATADPEDSDVNVLFQGIQVYDQLLEEEDEEVEVAAVTGVDGSDVKANRAIGEEIDTVLASISTGESIHAIVISDGAQDESVLPVIRSRVPIDGVRRVVVRQAQNLESMYYTMKQVLADPETRGTILVPLGILLLIYPFVTIASFFDVPGAVVLGLISALLGLYTLFRGLGLETAVDEAANRARNVLYAGRVTIITYVAAAALLVVGGVRGIELVRTVSESVGGNPAAGLVLAALVHGAVEWFAAAGITSSLGQVTDEYLHDRFKWRYLNAPFYVAAIAIVLYALSGFFLPAGIPGVQKIYLTGLAVALTVGTLLGVLSTLTFAVAESRYPTAADGEQPA